Proteins from a genomic interval of Lelliottia amnigena:
- the cynT gene encoding carbonate dehydratase — MQHIIEGFLSFQKEVFPQRKELFRSLASSQNPKALFISCSDSRLVPELVTQQEPGQLFVIRNAGNIVPSFGPEPGGVSATIEYAVVALGVTDIVICGHSNCGAMKAIADNANLDPMPAVSHWLRYSDAAKAVVEQKTWDNPTDKVNAMVQENVIAQLNNVKTHPSVAVGLRNNAIRLHGWVYDIESGDIRALDKDSKSFVSLSDNPQVYFE, encoded by the coding sequence ATGCAACATATTATTGAAGGTTTTCTCAGCTTTCAAAAAGAGGTTTTCCCGCAACGTAAAGAACTCTTCCGCAGTTTAGCGTCCAGCCAGAATCCCAAAGCGCTTTTCATTTCCTGCTCGGATAGCCGTTTGGTCCCCGAACTGGTCACCCAGCAGGAACCCGGACAGCTCTTTGTCATTCGTAATGCGGGAAATATCGTACCGTCGTTCGGGCCAGAGCCGGGTGGTGTATCAGCCACTATTGAGTACGCCGTCGTGGCGCTGGGTGTAACCGACATCGTGATTTGTGGTCACTCCAACTGCGGCGCGATGAAAGCCATTGCTGACAACGCGAATCTTGATCCTATGCCGGCTGTCTCCCACTGGTTGCGCTATTCCGATGCCGCGAAAGCGGTTGTTGAGCAGAAAACCTGGGACAATCCGACAGACAAAGTGAACGCAATGGTTCAGGAAAATGTCATCGCTCAGCTGAATAACGTCAAAACGCACCCGTCGGTCGCCGTTGGCTTACGGAACAACGCCATCCGCCTGCACGGCTGGGTTTATGATATTGAAAGCGGCGATATTCGTGCGCTGGATAAAGACAGCAAAAGCTTTGTGTCGCTGTCTGATAATCCGCAGGTTTACTTCGAGTAA
- a CDS encoding beta-lactamase-like protein, producing the protein MIILCKTCGTSYDASRGTVERCKICEDERQYVPVSGQSWVDFDTVITSHTNKWQQLEPHLLSLKTVPKFAINQRAFLLRTPQGNVLWDCIANLDAATQTLITALGGISAIAISHPHYYTTMQDWAAAFDAPVYLHASDRKWVMRDSPVLHFWDGDVLDILPSVRLLRLGGHFAGGTVLHWHEGDGVLLAGDILQVTPGADRVSFMWSYPNMLPLPGAVVEEIVRRLSPVKFDRLYGAFEGQNINAHAHEIVMHSGQKYISCLK; encoded by the coding sequence ATGATTATTCTCTGCAAAACCTGTGGGACGTCTTATGACGCGTCACGGGGTACGGTTGAGCGTTGCAAAATTTGTGAGGACGAGCGCCAGTATGTTCCGGTGAGCGGGCAGTCTTGGGTCGATTTTGACACCGTAATAACGTCGCACACGAATAAATGGCAGCAGCTTGAACCGCACCTTCTTAGCCTTAAAACGGTGCCCAAATTCGCGATTAATCAACGCGCTTTTCTGCTGAGAACCCCGCAGGGTAACGTGCTGTGGGACTGCATTGCGAACCTTGATGCCGCAACTCAAACGCTGATTACCGCACTCGGCGGGATCAGCGCGATTGCAATATCGCATCCTCATTACTACACGACCATGCAGGACTGGGCCGCGGCGTTCGACGCGCCGGTTTATCTCCACGCCAGCGACCGCAAATGGGTGATGCGAGACAGCCCGGTGCTGCATTTCTGGGACGGGGATGTTCTGGATATTCTGCCGTCCGTGAGGCTGCTGCGGCTGGGGGGGCACTTTGCGGGCGGGACGGTGCTGCACTGGCACGAGGGTGACGGCGTATTGCTCGCCGGTGATATTTTGCAGGTGACGCCAGGCGCTGATCGCGTCTCGTTTATGTGGAGCTATCCGAATATGCTGCCGCTGCCGGGTGCAGTGGTTGAGGAGATCGTCCGTCGCCTGAGCCCTGTTAAATTTGACCGCCTGTACGGTGCGTTTGAAGGCCAGAACATCAATGCGCACGCGCATGAAATCGTGATGCATTCGGGTCAGAAATATATTTCTTGTCTCAAGTGA
- a CDS encoding DNA polymerase IV — MQNWVNTLRRFFAIPSERAENSAQRVIESVLPIASLYGVDVANIDPEWFHDKTSR, encoded by the coding sequence ATGCAAAACTGGGTGAATACGTTACGGCGGTTCTTTGCAATTCCATCCGAGCGTGCGGAGAACAGTGCGCAACGTGTTATCGAGTCGGTACTTCCGATTGCCAGTCTTTACGGCGTCGATGTCGCGAATATCGATCCGGAGTGGTTCCATGACAAAACATCACGCTGA
- the ydhS gene encoding protein YdhS, which produces MKKIAIIGAGPTGIYTFFSLLRHKTPLSVTIYEQAEEAGVGMPYSDEDNSRMMLANIASIEIPPLFSTYIDWLRTQEPAHLARYGVDKSSLHVRQFLPRILLGEYFRDQFLELVQQARKTGFEVNVIESCQVNDLEALPDGVTVWAENQSSPEVFDLAVIATGHVWPEDDTSTRAFFPSPWSGLMAADIRACNVGILGTSLSGLDAAMAVVIQHGTFTETDNHCVTFRLDEGSESLNIVLASRSGILPEADFYCPIPYEPLTLATEQAIENEIAAGAEGLLDRVFALMVQELEHADPHWSQTVALNTLNADSFHDAWFAERHKHDPFHWAESNLEEVERNKRDKRTVPWRYTILRLHEVVQDIVPHLNEKDRKRFDAGLARVFIDNYAAIPSESIRRLLALREAGIISVVALGADYDMEVKENLTVIRTQDKTYEFDVFIDARGQKPLKTKDLPFPRLRKQIEATGDAIPDVGDDYTLLEPEDVRGKIAFAALPYLMHDQPFVQGLVVSAEIGEAIAQAVNRQTSKTRKRLPFIEM; this is translated from the coding sequence ATGAAAAAAATTGCGATAATTGGGGCCGGGCCTACGGGCATCTACACGTTTTTCTCTTTGCTCAGACACAAGACGCCGCTTTCAGTGACAATCTATGAGCAAGCCGAAGAAGCCGGTGTTGGGATGCCGTACAGCGATGAAGATAATTCCAGGATGATGCTGGCCAATATCGCCAGCATAGAAATTCCGCCGCTTTTCTCTACCTACATCGACTGGCTGCGGACTCAGGAACCCGCGCACCTCGCCCGCTACGGCGTCGATAAATCGTCCCTTCATGTCCGACAATTCCTGCCGCGTATTCTGCTCGGCGAGTATTTCCGCGATCAGTTTCTGGAACTCGTTCAACAAGCCAGGAAAACAGGGTTTGAGGTCAACGTGATCGAGTCATGCCAGGTGAACGACCTCGAGGCGTTGCCAGACGGCGTCACAGTATGGGCAGAAAATCAGTCCAGTCCTGAGGTTTTCGATCTCGCGGTTATCGCCACAGGGCACGTCTGGCCTGAAGATGACACCTCTACGCGCGCCTTCTTTCCCAGCCCCTGGTCCGGTCTCATGGCGGCGGATATCCGCGCCTGTAATGTCGGTATTTTAGGGACCTCGCTGAGTGGCCTGGATGCCGCGATGGCCGTCGTCATTCAGCATGGCACATTCACTGAAACAGATAATCACTGTGTGACCTTCCGCCTGGATGAAGGGAGCGAGTCGCTTAACATCGTGCTGGCCTCTCGTTCAGGAATCCTGCCAGAAGCCGATTTTTACTGCCCTATTCCCTATGAACCGTTAACCCTCGCGACAGAACAGGCCATTGAAAACGAAATCGCAGCGGGCGCAGAAGGCCTGCTGGATCGCGTGTTTGCCCTCATGGTTCAGGAACTTGAACATGCCGATCCGCACTGGAGCCAAACCGTCGCACTCAACACACTGAATGCTGACAGTTTTCACGATGCCTGGTTTGCCGAGCGTCACAAGCACGATCCCTTCCACTGGGCCGAGTCCAACCTTGAGGAAGTCGAACGAAATAAACGCGACAAACGCACGGTGCCCTGGCGCTATACGATTCTGAGGCTGCATGAAGTCGTTCAGGACATTGTTCCGCATCTGAATGAAAAAGACAGAAAGCGTTTTGACGCGGGTCTCGCTCGCGTTTTCATCGATAATTATGCGGCCATCCCGTCAGAGTCGATTCGCAGGCTGCTGGCGTTACGCGAGGCAGGCATCATCAGCGTCGTGGCGCTGGGCGCGGATTACGACATGGAGGTGAAAGAGAATCTGACGGTGATTCGAACGCAGGATAAAACGTATGAATTCGACGTGTTTATCGATGCCCGTGGGCAAAAACCGCTGAAGACGAAAGACCTTCCGTTCCCGAGGTTACGCAAGCAGATTGAGGCAACCGGCGATGCGATTCCGGACGTTGGCGATGATTACACGTTGCTTGAGCCTGAGGATGTTCGCGGGAAAATTGCGTTTGCCGCATTACCCTATCTTATGCATGACCAACCCTTCGTACAGGGGCTAGTGGTCAGCGCTGAAATTGGGGAGGCCATTGCTCAGGCGGTCAATCGCCAGACATCAAAAACGCGAAAACGGCTGCCGTTTATTGAGATGTGA
- the artM_3 gene encoding ABC transporter, translating to MLSGLLSRSAARAADFSHLEHASVEFRNVVKRYGDHQVLNRINFTVAPGEVVAILGPSGSGKSTMIRLINQLESLNGGDILIDNKPTRALTGTALRQLRSRVGFVFQQFNLYAHLSASENISLALEKVHGWTPPLAQARALALLEHVGMVEKAHHYPAQLSGGQQQRVAIARALASSPQIILFDEPTSALDPEMIGEVLQVMKSLAHSGITMIVVTHEMQFAREIADRVVFIDGGEILETAPPAQFFQHPEHPRTRRFLQKVLNPLHQEQP from the coding sequence ATGCTCTCAGGTTTACTCTCACGCTCCGCGGCTCGTGCCGCGGATTTTTCACATCTGGAACATGCCAGCGTTGAGTTCCGAAATGTGGTCAAACGCTACGGCGACCATCAGGTGCTCAACCGGATAAATTTCACCGTCGCACCCGGCGAAGTGGTGGCCATCCTCGGCCCCTCGGGTTCCGGCAAATCCACCATGATCCGCCTCATCAATCAGCTCGAATCTCTGAACGGTGGTGACATACTGATTGATAACAAACCCACGCGCGCGCTGACCGGCACGGCCCTTCGTCAACTGCGAAGCCGTGTCGGATTTGTGTTCCAGCAATTCAACCTATACGCCCATCTCAGCGCGTCTGAGAACATCAGTCTGGCGCTTGAAAAAGTGCACGGCTGGACACCGCCGCTGGCTCAGGCGCGCGCGCTGGCCCTGCTCGAACACGTCGGCATGGTGGAAAAGGCGCACCATTATCCGGCACAGCTTTCCGGCGGGCAGCAGCAGCGCGTCGCGATTGCGCGCGCACTGGCGTCCTCACCACAAATTATCCTGTTTGATGAGCCGACATCCGCGCTCGATCCCGAAATGATCGGCGAGGTACTGCAGGTCATGAAATCCCTCGCCCACAGCGGGATCACCATGATTGTGGTAACGCATGAGATGCAGTTCGCTCGTGAGATTGCTGACCGGGTGGTGTTTATTGACGGCGGCGAGATCCTTGAGACCGCCCCGCCAGCGCAATTTTTCCAGCATCCGGAACATCCTCGCACCCGCCGTTTCCTGCAAAAAGTGTTAAACCCGCTTCATCAGGAGCAGCCGTAA
- the fliY_1 gene encoding extracellular solute-binding protein — translation MATHKKHYQQLVLALGLLTAGGILSTQAQADQLADIKAAGVVKVATFDANPPFGSIDAKTHDIVGYDVDFAKALAKSLGVKLELVATNPANRIPLLQSGKADLIVADITITPERAQVIDFSTPYFVTGQQFLVPVKSADKLDAYSKARIGAVKGTTGEQALHQRFPQSRVLSYDDIPLALTALRNGNVQAITQDSTILAGLLAQAPDKAHFKILPDLLSKEEIGVGVKKGETALLNVVNTELVNLEKSGEAAKIYDVWFGPQTPSPQPRAFKIEAQ, via the coding sequence ATGGCAACGCATAAAAAGCATTATCAGCAGCTCGTACTGGCACTCGGTTTACTGACGGCAGGCGGTATTTTATCAACACAGGCTCAGGCCGATCAGCTCGCGGATATCAAAGCCGCAGGCGTGGTGAAAGTCGCCACTTTTGACGCGAATCCGCCGTTCGGCTCCATCGATGCGAAAACACATGACATCGTCGGATATGACGTTGATTTTGCGAAAGCGCTCGCAAAATCCCTGGGCGTTAAGCTGGAACTGGTGGCGACGAATCCCGCCAACCGCATCCCTTTGCTGCAATCTGGCAAAGCCGATCTTATTGTCGCGGACATCACCATCACCCCGGAACGTGCCCAGGTCATTGATTTCTCAACGCCCTATTTCGTAACCGGTCAGCAATTCCTTGTTCCGGTAAAATCGGCGGATAAACTCGACGCTTACAGCAAGGCGCGCATTGGCGCGGTTAAAGGGACCACTGGTGAACAGGCGTTGCATCAGCGTTTCCCGCAATCCCGCGTACTTTCCTATGATGATATTCCGCTGGCGCTGACCGCGCTGCGAAACGGTAACGTCCAGGCGATCACGCAGGACAGCACCATTCTGGCGGGCTTGCTGGCGCAAGCCCCTGATAAAGCCCACTTCAAAATTCTGCCGGACCTGCTCAGTAAAGAAGAGATTGGCGTCGGCGTGAAAAAAGGCGAAACCGCCCTGCTCAACGTCGTCAACACCGAGCTCGTTAACCTTGAGAAAAGCGGCGAAGCGGCCAAAATCTATGACGTTTGGTTCGGGCCGCAAACCCCTTCACCGCAGCCCCGCGCCTTTAAAATAGAAGCCCAGTAA